A stretch of DNA from Nitrospirota bacterium:
AAGGGCACTGGCTCAGGCGTATGGGTTTTCACCTCTACTGGGGTTGCATGGTCCGGAAGAAAAAGGATTTTATACTCATCGAATGCCTTCATACCCCTCAGAACCGTTCCAACAACAAGGGCATCGATGTCCTCGATTGCCTTTATCTTGTCATTATAATTACCCGAATGCCCTGCCTCATCAGGTGCCTCTACATGTATATATGCAAGGTCTACTCTTTCAAGTGCCTTAAGTGAGTACTCTGCCTTTCCAACATAATTTGTATCGAGATAGCCTGTAACATTAGGGACATCGAGTATCTCAAAACCTGCGTATATGCCCAATCCTCTTGTAAGGTCTACTGCTGATACAAGTGAGCCTTTTATTCTGTATTTTTTATTGAAGGTTGGAAGCTTTGGCTTTTTCCCCTGACCCCAGAGCCATATACTGTTGGCAGGCTTTTTACCCTGTCTTACTCTTTCTTTATTCAAAGGATGCGGCTCGAGGATATCCACAGAATTAAGCATTAAGTTTCTGAGGACATCTTCTCCTTGCCCAACAGGGAGGTAGCCGAAAATTTCTTTTCCTGTGATATCGTGTGGTGGAGTGCATTCAGGCTGTAGCAATCCCTTTGACCATACCATAAGGTTTCTGTAGCTTACGCCAGAATAAAAGGCAATGTCTTTTGAGCCCAATTTTTTGTTTAACTCATCTATAACCGCAGATGCCTCGGCAGTGGATATATGCCCTGCGCTATAGTCTTCCATGTATGCCTTTGTCTTTGTTTTGTTAAATCTCAGGGTGACGAGATTACATCTGTATGCCGCATCCTCATCTTTAAGCTCGATTCCCATGCTTACTGCCTCAAAGGGCGCCCTTCCTGTGTAAAACTTAAGAGGGTCATATCCTAAGATACTCATGTTTGCCACATCAGAGCCTGGAGAGAAACCATTTGGTATAGTCTTTACCATACCGATGGTGCCTTCCTTTGCGAGCTTGTCCATATTTGGAGTGAATGCCTTTTGAAGGGGGGTCCTGCCTCCGAGCTCCTTAAGGGGCCAGTCAGCCATGCCGTCTCCTACTATGACAACATATTTCATATTAGCTCTTCTATTACCCTTTCCACTGCGTCCAAATCAGCATCCACCTTCATTGGCTTTTTAGATACCTTAAACACTGTATCAGGGTCTTTAAGTCCGTGTCCTGTAAGTGTGCAGACAACCTCAGCGCCATGCTTAAAAAACCCCTTTTTGTATAATTTTATCACACCTGCGAGGGATGCAGAGGATGCAGGCTCACAAAATATGCCTTCTTTCGATGCTATAAGCCCATACGCCTCGAGGATCTCATCGTCTGAGACTGCATCTATCCTTCCGCCTGATTCATCCCTCGCAGTGATTGCACCTGTCCAGCTTGCAGGGTTTCCAATCCTTATGGCAGTTGCAATGGTCTCGGGCTTCTCTACAGGCTTTCCGAGCACTAAGGGTGCGGCGCCTGATGCCTGAAACCCAAGCATAATGGGCAGTGAAGCTATCCTTCCTGAGCTTCTATATTCCTTATAGCCCATCCAGTAGGCAGTAATATTTCCTGCATTTCCAACAGGCAGGGCATGGTATTTAGGGGCATGCCCGAGGGCATCTACAACTTCGAATGCGGCTGTCTTTTGTCCTTGAATTCTGAATGGGTTTATAGAGTTCACAAGGGTCATTGGATACTTCTCGACGATTGCCTTTACTATGGATAGGGCTTTGTCGAAATTTCCCCTGACCTGAATCACATGCGAGCCGTGTATGATAGCCTGTGCAAGCTTTCCAAGTGCGATTTTCCCCTCTGGTATAAGCACGATGCATTTTATTCCTGCCCTTGCGGCATATGCGGCCGCAGAGGCAGATGTATTGCCTGTGGAGGCGCATATAACTGCCTTTGAGCCTGCCTCGAGTGCCTTGGAAATGGCAACCGCCATTCCCCTGTCTTTGAAAGAGCCTGTTGGGTTTGCGCCCTCGAATTTGAAATAGACCTCAAGCTCCGGAAAAAGCTCCTTTTTGAGATTGCCTGCCCTAATAAGAGGTGTATTGCCTTCTTGTAAAGATACAATCGGAGTTTTATCGGAAATAGGTAAGAACTCTTTGTAATGCTCTATGACCCCACTATATATCGTTTTACTCATTGTTATTCAATGATGTCTCCTTCGACAAGCTCTACTTCTATGCCCTGCTGTCTGAGCGATTGAATGCCTTTGTCGAGGTTTTCCTCTGTGCCCTCAAGCTCAAGCACCATCTCGCCAACGGTGTCGGTAACCCTTGCCCTTCTGATATTAGGCATCAAATCATACTTTTTTGCCATTGTGAATATCACAGGCTCTCTGATAAGATGCGTCGGGAAGGTCAATTTGACTCGCTTTTTCATCTATCCTCCTTATCTACTAAATTTCAAATCTCATAGAGGTTTATTCCTCCTGCGATTGCAGGCACTATAGATACCTCATCTCCGTCTTTTACGGTTGTGTTTTCTGCCTGAAGAAAGCGAATGTCTTCTTCGTTGACATAGATATTTACGAATCTCCTGACCTTGCCTTCCTCGGAAATCCTTTCGCCGATTCCAGGAAACCTACCATCGAGGTCGGCAATGAGCCCTATTATAGTGCCTGCCTTGCCTTCAACTTCTTCCAATCCGCCAGTGAGCCTCTGAAGCGGAGTTGGAATCTTTACTTTCACAGCCATTTTTTTAAATCACCTCCACCTAAATCTCAGATTGAAATGCCCTTGAGTGCCTCTTCAAAGGATGCCATATTAGGCTTTATATGATGGACACTCCGTGTATGACCAAAAAGTGCCTCCTGAGTCTTTAGCCCATTGCCTGTTATGCATAATATAGTAGTCTCACCACTTTTTATCCTGCCTGCTTCTATGAGTTTTCGTGCAGATGCTAAGGTCACACCTCCTGCTGTTTCTGCAAATATGCCTTCTGTCTTAGCAAGAAGTAGGATTGCTTCGATAATCTCCCTATCGGAGACATCCTCGGCATACCCATGGGATTCCTTTATGGACTGCACTGCGTAAAAGCCATCTGCTGGGTTTCCTATGGCAAGGGATTTGGCAATGGTATCGGGTTTTACAGGACGGATGACATCGGTGTTCTGTTTTATGGCAGTGGATATTGGACAACAGCCAGTTGCCTGTGCCCCAAAGAGCTTAGAGGGAAGCTCCTCAATCAAGCCAATATCCTTAAACTCCTTAAAGCCCTTCCATATCTTTGTAAGCAAAGAGCCGCTTGCACATGGCACAACCACATTGTCAGGTGCCCTCCAGCCAAGCTGTTCTATTATCTCAAACCCATGGGTCTTAGAGCCCTCTGCATAAAATGGCCTAATGTTAATGTTGACGAATGCCCACTTGTATTTGTTTGCTATCTCGGAGCAGAGCCTGTTGACATCGTCATAGCTTCCGTCAACTGCCATGAGATTCGGCTCATAAACTATGGATGCAACTATCTTTGATTGCTCTAAGGTCGCAGGGATGAATATAAACCTTTTGAAATTAGCCCTTGCGCCGTTTGCAGATACCGAATGTGCGAGGTTGCCAGTGGATGCACATGCCACTGTGTCAAACCCAAACTCCCTTGCCTTTGTCAGGGCAACAACAACGACCCTATCTTTAAACGAAAGTGTTGGATGAGCCACGGTATCGTCCTTTATGTATAAGTCTTTAACACCAAGCTCTCTGGCAAGGTTCTCTGCGCGCACAAGTGGCGTATAACCCGAATCCAAGCCTATCAGAGGCTCTCCGTCTATTGGAAGAAGCTCTCTGTATCTCCAGAGATTCTTCCTTCTTCTCTCTATGTTTTTTTTGGTGAGGACCTTTTTTATGCCTTTGTAGTCATAGACTACTTCAAGAGGACCAAAGCAAAACTCGCAGACATATATGGGCTCAGTCGGATAGTCCCTGCCACACTCTCTGCACCTTAACCCCTTTACATAGCCCATGTCATTACCTCCAGAATATGGGAATATGATATTTTACTTGAAATCGATGAGAATTTAAAGAAGAAGTATTCTTGCCATAACTTTATCCTTATGGTTATACTACTGCATCTAAAAATTACTTACATTCGTTATGCGCGTAGAGAAAATAGAACTCATAGGTTTCAAATCATTCACGGATAAGACTGCCTTTAACCTTCACCCTGGCATTACCTGCATTGTTGGGCCAAATGGCTGTGGGAAAAGTAATGTGGTGGATGCCTTCAAGTGGGTCCTTGGAGAGCAGTCCGCAAA
This window harbors:
- a CDS encoding cofactor-independent phosphoglycerate mutase yields the protein MKYVVIVGDGMADWPLKELGGRTPLQKAFTPNMDKLAKEGTIGMVKTIPNGFSPGSDVANMSILGYDPLKFYTGRAPFEAVSMGIELKDEDAAYRCNLVTLRFNKTKTKAYMEDYSAGHISTAEASAVIDELNKKLGSKDIAFYSGVSYRNLMVWSKGLLQPECTPPHDITGKEIFGYLPVGQGEDVLRNLMLNSVDILEPHPLNKERVRQGKKPANSIWLWGQGKKPKLPTFNKKYRIKGSLVSAVDLTRGLGIYAGFEILDVPNVTGYLDTNYVGKAEYSLKALERVDLAYIHVEAPDEAGHSGNYNDKIKAIEDIDALVVGTVLRGMKAFDEYKILFLPDHATPVEVKTHTPEPVPFVIYDSRSKRKNEGAAFDETIKDRDNIMVIEEGYKLMDYFIKEK
- a CDS encoding threonine synthase, with amino-acid sequence MSKTIYSGVIEHYKEFLPISDKTPIVSLQEGNTPLIRAGNLKKELFPELEVYFKFEGANPTGSFKDRGMAVAISKALEAGSKAVICASTGNTSASAAAYAARAGIKCIVLIPEGKIALGKLAQAIIHGSHVIQVRGNFDKALSIVKAIVEKYPMTLVNSINPFRIQGQKTAAFEVVDALGHAPKYHALPVGNAGNITAYWMGYKEYRSSGRIASLPIMLGFQASGAAPLVLGKPVEKPETIATAIRIGNPASWTGAITARDESGGRIDAVSDDEILEAYGLIASKEGIFCEPASSASLAGVIKLYKKGFFKHGAEVVCTLTGHGLKDPDTVFKVSKKPMKVDADLDAVERVIEELI
- a CDS encoding NIL domain-containing protein, which translates into the protein MKKRVKLTFPTHLIREPVIFTMAKKYDLMPNIRRARVTDTVGEMVLELEGTEENLDKGIQSLRQQGIEVELVEGDIIE
- a CDS encoding MoaD/ThiS family protein yields the protein MAVKVKIPTPLQRLTGGLEEVEGKAGTIIGLIADLDGRFPGIGERISEEGKVRRFVNIYVNEEDIRFLQAENTTVKDGDEVSIVPAIAGGINLYEI
- a CDS encoding threonine synthase, whose translation is MGYVKGLRCRECGRDYPTEPIYVCEFCFGPLEVVYDYKGIKKVLTKKNIERRRKNLWRYRELLPIDGEPLIGLDSGYTPLVRAENLARELGVKDLYIKDDTVAHPTLSFKDRVVVVALTKAREFGFDTVACASTGNLAHSVSANGARANFKRFIFIPATLEQSKIVASIVYEPNLMAVDGSYDDVNRLCSEIANKYKWAFVNINIRPFYAEGSKTHGFEIIEQLGWRAPDNVVVPCASGSLLTKIWKGFKEFKDIGLIEELPSKLFGAQATGCCPISTAIKQNTDVIRPVKPDTIAKSLAIGNPADGFYAVQSIKESHGYAEDVSDREIIEAILLLAKTEGIFAETAGGVTLASARKLIEAGRIKSGETTILCITGNGLKTQEALFGHTRSVHHIKPNMASFEEALKGISI